The following coding sequences are from one Carassius auratus strain Wakin chromosome 15, ASM336829v1, whole genome shotgun sequence window:
- the LOC113115143 gene encoding tumor necrosis factor alpha-induced protein 2-like, giving the protein MPVLKNLPSRLKGGRFSVDLSTTRSEYILRKMSLNLNPFEEPGSDEDWPRSNGGSLLDGHVPRDRNPFEDEEDENEANEVRRGGSGKGGSIKGTLERMKGVSPLKTLGKLGKNLRMSSRSKGKDAPSPQGSIGSASPMQRKKKGRRSSEGSLLRMAGKCKDSLTNGDLCSETDADSTSRRLSFLKMVGKGKMKRESMQDHSSQGPEEEPVEEVPEVKPREPLSVLEILQLVTKRDLFLADTHILELEQECREAESPTAGGTEDFSSPSSKDSSRRKAKDVELLYEALQKELWDVVRESLRSPTAGPNLGLVVQVLQQEEQADRDWAQSEGAAPGGPRPREFKKRWREAVVELADANLPQHAEARAGELAAYLDKLRVRMVEDLGAARRNVVSVYPVEYDSFQVYTQSYHQAVTRRLQSITNGDLQITDIYSLLDWLYNIYKRDVLGTVTITTPINLSQLGPLLPAETVEKLQLDCLNSVRGKVTNELSQVLEEEEKRWLDTLNVEEYQLPLAHTVIQRLKEDLERSAAVNSDLGSRVAQCSLNGLADFLYSFQRKVEMFHEMLVNNCEINEDGYIAKTIALVNCCPTFRSFVERCGQCDPLTSEDSIRRANTALDRIVSLSVRVLNDRLFEHIRPLFDKLIKRKWLSNTEPYEQIEALIKEHFKKFRRMDNPPYEVLVGEVHRRVMTEYVRAIMRGRIICTSLKMRKRMAGRLRDEGKHLKTLFNELESSASWLDSAIPHLSEIILLEDTPSIQMEVGVLVREFPDIRRKHVSAILNIRGMTRQTERQEILNIVKDIENSDSVMRVSRDRALFAEVPVTSEVHCLNVGLSRVALTASSLFSSMRFRRRRTPARENQDDVL; this is encoded by the exons ATGCCTGTCCTTAAGAACCTCCCGTCTCGGCTGAAGGGAGGCAGGTTTAGCGTGGACTTGTCGACTACACGTAGTGAGTACATTCTCAGAAAAATGAGTCTTAACCTCAATCCATTTGAGGAGCCTGGCTCTGACGAGGACTGGCCCAGAAGCAACGGAGGCTCACTTCTGGATGGGCATGTGCCCCGGGACAGAAACCCGtttgaggatgaggaggatgaaaaTGAGGCTAATGAGGTGCGGCGTGGAGGATCAGGGAAGGGAGGATCCATCAAAGGCACCCTGGAACGCATGAAAGGGGTCTCTCCTCTCAAGACGCTAGGAAAACTGGGCAAGAACTTACGCATGTCTAGCAGGAGCAAGGGAAAGGACGCCCCCTCCCCACAGGGCTCTATAGGTTCAGCCTCACCCAtgcagaggaagaagaagggcCGACGGAGCTCAGAAGGGAGCTTGCTACG AATGGCGGGAAAGTGCAAGGATAGCTTGACCAATGGTGACCTGTGCTCAGAAACGGATGCTGACTCCACCAGTCGCCGACTCTCCTTCCTGAAGATGGTGGGCAAGGGCAAGATGAAGAGGGAGTCCATGCAGGACCATTCATCTCAGGGGCCCGAGGAGGAGCCGGTGGAGGAGGTGCCTGAGGTCAAACCCAGGGAGCCACTTTCAG TATTGGAGATCCTGCAGTTGGTGACGAAGAGAGACTTGTTTTTGGCCGACACTCACATTCTGGAGCTGGAGCAGGAGTGTAGGGAGGCCGAATCCCCGACGGCAGGGGGGACGGAGGATTTCAGCAGCCCCAGCAGCAAAGACAGCAGTCGGCGCAAAGCCAAAGATGTGGAGCTGCTGTACGAGGCCCTGCAGAAAGAGCTGTGGGACGTGGTGAGGGAGTCTCTGCGTAGCCCCACCGCCGGACCCAACCTGGGCCTGGTGGTGCAGGTGCTCCAGCAGGAGGAGCAAGCCGATCGGGACTGGGCTCAGAGTGAAGGAGCCGCTCCAGGAGGCCCGCGGCCGAGGGAGTTCAAGAAGCGCTGGAGGGAAGCGGTGGTCGAGTTGGCTGATGCAAACTTACCCCAGCATGCAGAAGCACGGGCGGGCGAGCTCGCGGCCTACCTGGATAAACTAAGAGTGCGTATGGTGGAGGACCTCGGAGCGGCTCGGCGTAACGTGGTGTCTGTTTATCCCGTGGAATATGACTCCTTCCAAGTGTACACACAGAGCTACCATCAGGCTGTTACCCGTCGTCTCCAGTCTATCACTAATGGGGATCTGCAGATCACTGATATATACTCGTTGCTAGACTGGCTCTACAACATTTACAAAAG AGATGTCCTTGGAACAGTCACCATAACAACACCCATTAACCTCTCGCAGCTCGGCCCACTGCTGCCGGCCGAGACGGTGGAAAAACTCCAGCTTGACTGCCTCAACTCAGTCAGG GGGAAAGTGACCAATGAGCTGTCTCAGGTTTTggaggaggaggaaaagagaTGGCTGGACACCCTGAACGTCGAGGAGTATCAGTTACCTCTGGCTCACACTGTTATTCAG AGGCTAAAAGAAGACCTTGAGAGATCTGCAGCCGTAAACAGCGATTTGGGTTCACGTGTTGCTCAATGCAGTCTCAACGGATTGGCAGATTTCCTGTACAG TTTTCAGAGAAAGGTGGAGATGTTTCATGAGATGCTCGTAAACAACTGTGAGATAAATGAAGACGGTTACATCGCTAAAACCATCGCTCTTGTCAACTGCTGTCCAACATTCAG GAGCTTTGTGGAGCGTTGTGGCCAGTGTGACCCCTTGACCAGCGAGGACTCGATTCGTAGAGCCAACACAGCTCTGGACAGGATAGTCAGCTTGAGTGTGCGAGTGCTGAACGACAGACTTTTTGAACATATCAGG CCCTTATTTGATAAGCTGATTAAACGAAAATGGCTGAGCAACACTGAGCCTTATGAGCAAATCGAGGCGCTCATAAAAGAGCACTTTAAGAAGTTTCGCAGGATGGACAATCCACCTTATGAG GTCCTGGTTGGGGAGGTGCACCGGCGTGTGATGACCGAATATGTGCGGGCCATCATGAGGGGAAGAATCATCTGCACATCGCTCAAAATGAGGAAGAGGATGGCTGGACGCCTTCGTGATGAAGGAAAGCACCTAAAAACACTCTTCAATGAGCTG GAATCCTCCGCCTCATGGCTCGACAGTGCTATTCCTCACTTATCTGAGATCATTCTTTTGGAAGACACTCCCTCCATCCAAATGGAAGTTGGCGTCCTGGTACGGGAATTCCCTGACATACG GAGGAAGCATGTTTCCGCCATACTCAATATCCGTGGGATGACCCGACAAACAGAAAGGCAGGAGATCTTGAATATAGTGAAAGACATCGAGAACAGCGACAGCGTCATGCGGGTGTCCCGGGACAGGGCTCTCTTTGCTGAGGTGCCGGTGACATCAGAAGTACACTGTCTAAATGTAGGCCTGAGCCGCGTAGCCCTCACCGCCTCGTCCCTCTTCTCCAGCATGCGGTTCCGGCGCAGAAGGACACCAGCAAGGGAAAACCAGGATGACGTGCTGTAA